The following are from one region of the Alphaproteobacteria bacterium genome:
- a CDS encoding PLP-dependent transferase: MIDPKHFKFETLSLHAGQRPDPATGARAVPIYQTTSYVFEDADQAAALFNLERAGHIYSRISNPTVAVLEERIAALENGVGAICTASGQAALHLVIATLMGQGGHIVSSSSIYGGSHNLFHHTLPRFGITASFVDPRDPAAFKSAIRPETRLVFGETLGNPGLEVMNISAVAEVAHAAGLPLMVDNTFATPYLCRPIELGCDIVIHSLTKFLG, encoded by the coding sequence ATGATCGATCCCAAGCATTTCAAATTCGAGACCCTCTCGCTACATGCGGGCCAGCGCCCGGATCCGGCGACGGGTGCACGGGCCGTACCGATCTACCAGACGACATCGTACGTTTTTGAGGATGCCGACCAAGCGGCGGCACTCTTCAACCTAGAACGTGCCGGCCATATCTATTCGCGCATCTCGAATCCGACGGTTGCCGTGCTCGAGGAGCGTATTGCGGCCCTTGAAAACGGGGTCGGTGCAATTTGCACGGCGAGCGGCCAGGCAGCCCTCCACCTCGTGATCGCGACGCTCATGGGGCAGGGCGGACATATCGTGTCTTCGTCGTCGATATATGGCGGCAGCCACAACCTTTTCCATCACACGCTGCCGCGCTTCGGCATCACGGCGAGCTTCGTCGATCCGCGCGACCCAGCGGCGTTCAAATCGGCGATCCGACCGGAAACGCGTTTGGTCTTCGGGGAAACGCTCGGCAATCCCGGCCTCGAGGTGATGAACATATCCGCGGTCGCCGAGGTCGCGCATGCCGCGGGCTTGCCCCTCATGGTCGACAATACCTTCGCGACACCGTACCTATGCCGACCCATTGAACTCGGCTGCGACATCGTTATTCATTCGCTTACCAAGTTTCTCGGC